The Lacerta agilis isolate rLacAgi1 chromosome 14, rLacAgi1.pri, whole genome shotgun sequence sequence AAGAACTGATTGACAACATTGGAGCAAAATGGGGTTGCAAAGGTGCTGCTGGTATGTAGCACTGCATGGAGAAAACCACTGATCCACACACAAGCCACTGCTTGTATGTAGGCTTGCTTGTTCATCACCATCTCATAGTACAATGGATTGCAGATGGCAACATACCGATCATAAGCCATGAGTGTGAGAAGGAAGAAGTTGGATGATATAAAGAAGTTGAACAAAAGGATCTGAGCTACACATCCAGAATAAGAAATTTGCCTAGTATTTAAGAGGGAGTTGGCCATGGATTTGGGAACAATAACTGAAACTTGTCCAAGGTCCTGAATAGCCAAGTTCATCATAAAGAAATACATCGGTCTGTGCAAGTGGTGATCAGAAGCTACTGCAGAAATTATGAAAAGGTTCCCCATTAAGCTTGCCAAGTACAATACTAGAAATATAATGAAGTGCAGAATTTGCAGTTCCCAAGCCTTTGAAAATTCGAGGAGCACAAAGTCAGTCACCGTGGTGGTATTGAACATTTTGCACTTTTTAGAAGGCCTgtaaaaggaaggaggaaaattaAAACTAAATAGTTATGGCCaaggtcctttaaaaaaaaaaaaaaacatgttcttGTATTCACCGAAATCTCCTTGTTCACAGAATTTCACACACGTGGAAACAGTAAAGCAATAATTGTCACCCTAGAAGACTAATACATTAGATTTGGCTGAATCCCGACCCAAATAAAAAAATTTAGACTTTGGTCCAGTTAGGTGGATTTGTTGGGCTTACAGATTGATCATTCATGAgtatgtttaataaaaaaaatagaaaaggagaaagaggccACATAGAGGCATGGCCAAGGCCATGACATGGGAACTGACatgtatgtgcacacacaacaGAAAGTCCTGTTCACCTCAGCTGGCCCAAAGCAACATGCAGCTAACAGGACAGGGTTTccacaaaaagagaaaaatgctTGATAGAATTGCCATGTACAAAATTGGCAACAATAAAATGTAGAATCTGCAGGTTCTGAACCTGTGATAAATTGAGGAGCAGAAGCCGCCCAGGCCCAAGCTTCCCAGACCTGAGGGCAAGTCCAAGCCCAAGCAAAAAACCCAGATATTTCCATCAAAATGTAAAAATCCACCTGGGTGGCATgttgcccccccaaaaagaggacatgtccaggttttTCTGGACATATGGGAATACTACATCATTATCAATTCAATTCAGGGAAAGTCTCCATGCTAGAGGCAAGGTATGGTGCTGACATTGAGATTATCTGCATAGTGGACCTAGCTTGAATGCATTACTCTAATTGCCCAAAGTGTCCCTGCCACACGGAAACCACTCTCTAAAGTTATATCTATAAATAACTTACAAGTTTTCTTCTTCATGGATTTCTTTCAGCTCCAGAAGCAGTATCGTCTCTACCATTTTAGAGTACTTTGTCCCTTACCATTCATGGCAATGAACAATTCTTTCTATGGCGACAGTAGATGTCACCATAGGACAGTGGCTAATTTATATACATGGTTTGTGTTCCCAGAGACTTATTCTCAAGAGTTCAATGCAGCAGTGGAAACACACTGAGGCATACACTAGGAAAAAATAACTTTGTAGTCTGTAGTTTTGCTGATATAATTAGCACAGGTTGACTACATATAGGTGTATTAAAATGACAGAGAACTCATGAGACTCAAGTTCTTCTTGGCATGCATAATCATATACACAcaacattttccaatttttagTATGAGATGTAGGGGGCATGTTCTATGACCTGATGTGCAGAGGTCTGATATTGTCTGATATTGTCATACTTCCCCCTTGAGAAAGCATGTCATAGGAATTTCATATGTATGGAAATTCATATTCTGCACCTTCATTACAGATTACATTACAGTTATGGTGCAGTGGACTATGCTTCTACTATCATAATGGGATTTTCACTCTGAGTAAATATCTGAACTTGGCCACAAAGGTCAAACATTTAGCTTTTAAACAACAATATGCTTCAGGATTCAGGTGATAACAAAGATAAATTTGGGAACGTGGGCagacctgccttatactgactcaaACCAAACTAGTGCAATATTTTTGTTGGCAACAGCTAACCAGGATTTCAGGtaggggtctttcccagctgtACCTGGGGATGTGGATTGAACCCTGACTTGCAAAGTAGATGCCCTGCCATTGAACTACAGACCTTTAAATTTCTGAACTTCCACCAGTAGCCCTCATTCTTGGTCCCTCATATAACCTTCTTGATTTGCTTTAATTGGAAATGATTTGAACTTTGATGTTCTCTTTGTAACATAACAAGCCAATGCCAGAACTTTAGAACTTTCCCCATGTAGACATTTTAATGGCTGCACTCCAGTTATACAGAAGCCATGGCTTCTTCACACACCCTTGTCATACAGACAGGCAAAAGTCATTATCACAGATCAGTGACACATTTCCAGCTTGGCAAAAATACTGAAGAAGGGCTCAGAACAAAGTGAGTGAAGAATGTGTCCAGGAGTGGGGCCATTGTATGGAGCAAGGCCATTGAGTCTGTGTCTTTATAATTAGACATAGCCTAAGAAGACTCCTGAGGGCTGAATAGAGAGGTTCCAAACTCTTGATGTAGAGAAATCCAATGTCAACATGTGCAGCATTCTTCATTATCTACTGTACTGCTCCCTGTATAATTCTCCTAGGAATATATTTCAGAGAGGAATTCTTTAAAGAGTTTCCTTCTTGAATTGTAGGGAGAGAATTTGTTATTTACTCGAGGCTGGGGATAAACACactacagtcatatcttggatcccaaatgtcttggaagccgaacattcCATCTCCCAAACAATCggaaaccggaagtgagtgttccgatttTTTACCTTtttctggaagccaaacatctggtgTGGCTTCCACTATTGTTTCTGGTGCACCTGTGCATTCGGAAACCAGTCGGAAGctacaccttggtttctgaatgttcaaacaaactttcggaacggattcctttcgacttccgaggtacgaccgTAAATATAAAGTTTCTATGTCTGTCATGGCAGCCCAATGTATTATGCAAAAGTTCCCATGTCCTGTGGACCAGATATGCTAAAATGTATCCTAATACTATTTGAAGTTCTATATTTTTGTGATAACCAATGGTTCTTAGCAAATAAATTCGACTAAATGCATGAGCAAGGATAGATTTCGTTCCTTTCAGTGTCCTGACATTCTAAGATAAACAAACAGAGCCAGTTTGTCCTAATTACATTAGTAAAAAATACAGACCAGAGAGTCACTTAATGTCcctgctactgagctatgttGGACTCCTGAGAGTAAATCTCTAGGAACACAAGATAGATATTAATAAACCTCCTTAGCATGTTGTCAATTTCATATTGCCTTCATATACCAAAGTGATGGTGAACATTTGTATAGTTTCATTGGTGACTAGACAGCTCTAACAGTGCTGAAGGAGAAGGGCATCTGAAGTTGaaagaaatatctgaagaaggaagaggaggggctGTGACTCATTGACAGAGGACATGCTTTGCAGGCAAAAAGCCCCCAAACCAGAACCTGGCACCTCCTGGTAATGCTGGGGAAGACACTTCTGTGAAATCTTGAAGAGCAGATGCCCATCAGTACAGACAATACTTGGGTGGATGTATTTGttgtctgattctgtataaggcaggttcctttaaaaaaggtaggaataaattccattaataGTTTCTGAATTGCTCACCTAAAAAAATAAGGTATATAAtcctcccctccaaaaagaaaCACTTTGTTTCCCCCCACTTAATACAATATCTTTCCCCCTCATCGATATGTATGTACATGGCATACAGACATATATCAGAGTACTTATATGAGTTGTGTGTATGAGCACTGGAATATTCTTATACCAACGTGTGAATCTTGGCATACATCCAAGGTGATCTGTAATGTAACCACAGCAATTTGGAATGAGCTGGTTTTGAATTTACTgtactttcctttctttttgttaaatTTCATTTTCTTAAATATAAAAAGATTACAAAATGCCAATTAGTATtttaacacttaaaaaaagacaagcaaagagaagggaggaagcaTACATAAGTCTGGAAAAAGAATAgttaagtaaataagtaaatacagtggtaccttgggttaagtacttaattcgttctggagctccgttcttaacctgaagcatacttaacctgaagcaccactttagctaatggtgtgccaccagagcacaatttctgttcttaagcggagttcttaatttgaagcatacttaacctgaagtgtacttaacctgaggtaccactgtaatgatttGTTTAAacttttcataaataaataaccaagtgAGAAGACATATccttacaaatttaataaacgtTTTAAAAAAGACACAAGGATTTTATAAATCATGCAGAATTCAGATCCACCTTAATTGAGGAAGATCATAACCATACCTTGAATTACATAATATTAAACTGGTGGTGAGGATCCGGTGGCcctgcagctgttgctggactccaactttgGTCAGCTCCATTCCTTAAGTCAGGGATGGagggagttgttgtccagcaacatctagaggacaacctgactttctctctctctctttctcataaaTGGCAGAAGGGAGTGGGGAAAAGTATTGTAACCTATCAGCCTTTACTTACTATTCCAAAATTTATTGAACAATGCATAttcattctttctctccccttttttACCCAAAAGATTTAGGTCTGTTTGCTTAAAGTTGCAAATCCCTATAATTTGACGTACCATCCACTTTAGTGAGGCAATTCTTCCCCTCCACTGCCAATGTTTTGCAATGAGTAGCAAAGTGTCTAATATCATAGAGAacacagaatctctctctctttaggaACCATGTCTTTCAAACACAACTAAAGTTGGAGCCTTCAAAAAGCTTTATTAAGGACCTATGCAGTGGCAGACCTATATTTTTTGGGTCCTGCTACTACATCTCATATTTTGATTAAAACTGTTCTACTGGATTATCTCATGtgtcaaagtcactggtgtgGATAAATATTTCCTATGCCTTATACTTTACAAAGTTATtggcggcggggtgtgtgtgtgtgtgtgtgtgtgaacattagAGAATTGTATATGTGTGAATAAAGTCTCTTCTGGAGCttctctgggattaggggccctgaagctgaaGCCTCATGAGTTTCATAGATCTACACTTGGACCTATGACTCCCCCATCATGGTATTTGCTGGAATCAAAAAGCTATGGCAAAACAGACCTTATAAACCCTTAACACCTGGAATATGGTGTTACTGTGTCCCCACTCTGATAAGGATAGGAAGAGCTGCTTCCCTGTCAGGGTCTCAATTTCTTGGCATAGTTTATCGCTCTTATGTGGctgtaattgcagagcaccagaatcgttgtatcacataatctttgattgtgctcttcactcatcgtccaggagtaagtttcttgctccacatttaaagggaattgccgatgacttgaacgaagccaaactgagatacctactgaatgatgaagaccctccaagatcacttatggttgccagatttctgatcactgtcctatcccaaaagaagaaaaacggacttctgggcagattggacattccttttaaatcatgactcatgatgtaattatgtgataccttaattgatgtttttataattttatgaatagggggtgatgttttatgttgtaaatttactgcttagtctgttactttaaagtcctctcgaagttctaagtagaaaggctaagtatatatatgttgtttgaaaattGTGCgctatgggccaatggccgtaataaaatatCATTCAAATTCTTGGCATAGTCCACACACCTGTTGCTATTATAGCCTCCTTGTTTCATGCAAAATATACTCCTGATAAAGATGAAAGCAATTGTGTATAAGGTAGTGGTTGAGCTAATGGGTATTCCTATTCAGAGCAAACCCAGAGTAAACCCTGCTATCTCCTATTCTATCATCTTCTgccacacttttctttctttctttctttctttctttctttctttctttctttctttctttctttctttctttctttctttcttctttctttct is a genomic window containing:
- the LOC117057699 gene encoding olfactory receptor 14A16-like — its product is MFNTTTVTDFVLLEFSKAWELQILHFIIFLVLYLASLMGNLFIISAVASDHHLHRPMYFFMMNLAIQDLGQVSVIVPKSMANSLLNTRQISYSGCVAQILLFNFFISSNFFLLTLMAYDRYVAICNPLYYEMVMNKQAYIQAVACVWISGFLHAVLHTSSTFATPFCSNVVNQFFCEIPQLLKLACSDLYLIEIGAVVLSFIIGLGCFTFIIVTYVHIFYAVLRIPSVQGRQKAYSTCIPHLTVIFTLFFTGFFAYLRSTSVLNLVFTVVYSMVPPMLNPVIYSMRNKEIKAAMSKLLGFSQSTPSSLF